The region CAGCCCAGGGAGTCGCTTGACCATGGCAAGCGCGGTGTTGGCACCGGTTCAGGAGCGCGGACGGGCCGCATTGGAGAGGCTCGGTTTGCCGACCCGCCGCCAGGAGTCGTGGCGGCTCACGGATCTCAAACGCCTGGAGGCGTTGGCGCGGCTCCCCCTGAGTGCAGTTGTGGCGCCCCCAGCAATCCCTCCAGTCGCAGCAGGTGTGCACCGGTTGGTGCTCGATGGTCAGGGTGACCCCCTCGACGGTGTTGTTATGCCGGAGGGATTGAGTGTCCTCTCCGCGGTGGAACTGGAGCAGGCGTTGGGTCACACCCTGGATCGCTGCGGCTGTGCCGGTAGCTGGCCCGTGGAACTCAACCATGCCTCGGCGCGGCAGGTGTTGGCCCTACGGGTGCGTGGTGCGGTAGCTCCCTTGGAGCTGGTGCTGACCGGTGCTGCTGGTCTGACGGCCACCCGGGTTGTGCTGTTGGTGGAGGAGAAGGCGAGCCTGGATCTGCTGCAGGTGCTGCATTCCGATGGGGCCTCGGCCCATAGCCATGTGCTGGAGGTGCACCTGGGCCAGGAAGCCCAGCTGCGCCACGGACTGCTGGCCACGGCTGACGGTCAGGCGTCGTTGCTCGCCCATTTGGCGGTGGAGCAGGAGCCCCGCAGCCGTTATGTCTTCACCTCTGTGGTGCAGGGATGGGATCTGGCGCGGGTTGAGCCACGGGTAGTGCAGGTGGATGGACAGGCGACCACAGAGCTCAAGGGTCTGGCGGTCAGTCAGGCGGAGCAGCAGTTGGCCACCCACACGGCTGTGCGTTTCGACGGACCGGAGGGGGAGCTGGATCAGCTGCAGAAATGCCTGGCCGGCGGTCGCTCCCATGCCATCTTCAACGGTGCCATTCAGGTGCCCCGGGACGCGCAGCGCACCAATGCGGCACAGCTCAGCCGCAATCTGCTGCTGTCCGAGCGGGCGCGGGTGGACACCAAGCCCGAGTTGGAGATCGTGGCCGACGATGTCCGTTGCGCCCATGGCGCCACGGTGAGTCAGTTGCAGGAAGACGAGTTGTTCTATCTGCAGAGTCGCGGGATCGCCGCCGCTGATGCTGCCGCTCTGTTGCTGCGGGGGGCCTGCCAGGAGGTGATCGAGCACCTGCCGGCCTCGGCGGAGGCCTGGGGCCCCCTGGAGCGGGTGATGGCGGGGTTGAGCCGATGACAACAAGTTCTGCTGTGAAATATCGCGATGATATGGGTGTGCTATCTGATCGATATCGTGCCGATTTCCCGATCTTTGGCCAGCGTGCGCCGGATGGCCGCCCGCTGATTTACCTCGATCACGCCGCCACCAGTCAGAAGCCGCGCCAGGTGTTGCAGGCCCTGGAGCATTACTACGCCGCAGACAACGCCAACGTTCATCGCGGTGCTCATCAGCTCAGTGCCCGGGCCACCGAATCCTTTGAAGCAGCCCGCACGGTGACGGCGGAGTTCGTGCGCGCCGCCAGCCCGCGCGAAATCGTGTTCACCCGTAACGCCAGCGAGGCGATCAATCTCGTGGCCCGCAGCTGGGGTGACGCCAATCTGCGTGAGGGGGATGAGGTGTTGCTCACGCTGATGGAGCACCACAGCAATCTGGTGCCCTGGCAGTTGCTGGCCCAGCGCACCGGCTGTGTTCTGCGCCATGTGGGAATCACGGAGACCGGTGAGCTGGATCTCGAAGACTTCCGCAGCAAGCTCAGCGACCGCACCCGCCTGGTGAGCCTGGTGCACATCAGCAATGCCCTGGGTTGCTGCAATCCCCTGGACCAGGTGATCCCCGCGGCCCACGCCGCTGGAGCCCTGGTGCTGGTGGATGCCTGCCAGAGCCTGGCCCACAAGCCAATTGATGTGGCTGGGCTCGATGTTGATTTTCTGGTGGGCTCCTCCCACAAGCTCTGCGGCCCAACGGGAATGGGCTTCCTCTGGGCGCGGGAAGCGTTGCTGGAGGCGATGCCGCCGTTCCTGGGTGGCGGCGAGATGATTCAGGACGTGTTTCTCGATCACAGCACCTGGGCGGTGCTGCCCCACAAATTCGAGGCCGGCACTCCAGCCATCGGTGAAGCGGTGGGCATGGGGGCCGCGATTCGCTATCTGCAAGCCATCGGGCTGGAGGCGATTCAGGTCTGGGAAGCGCAGCTCACCCGCCACCTGTTCGAACGGCTCCAGGCCATCGAGGGTGTACGGGTTCTGGGGCCCACGCCGGAACAGCAGCCGGATCGCGGTGCGCTTGCCACCTTCCTGGTTGACGGCGTCCATGCCAACGACATCGCTGCCTTGATGGATGCCTCAGGGATCTGCATCCGCAGTGGCCACCACTGCTGTCAGCCCCTTCACCGCCATTACGGCGTGACGGCGTCGGCCCGGGCCAGCCTCAGTTTCATCAGCACCTTTGAAGAAATTGATCGGTTCAGCGAGGAGTTGACGTCCACCATCGGCTTTCTGAGAGAGCACGGTTGAAAGGTGTTCAGTCTCCAGTCGTGCCTTGAATTGAGGCTTTGCTGAAATTTTATTCTGATAGCTGAAAGTCCAGCCTTTGAAGGTTGAATATCGAATAAATGAGGGGTGTCAATCTCTCTCTAAATTTTGATTTTCTGGTTCTCTTAATACATATATCTTTCAGTGTTATCGTGAGCCACTCTGTTTTTGGGTTGATCGCAGCATGGCCAGCGCTGATTACATTCCATCAGTTTTGCTTGGTCAGGCGGTGACCTCTGAGCCTGGTCGCTCCCGGTATGAGTGGCGTAATCAACGCTCTTTTACGGCGATTAAATCCGATGGATCAGTCGTGAGTTGGGGCAGTGTTTCAACCGATGGGAATGAGGACGTTATTCGCTATACGAAAGAAGGCCCCTTCCAGCAGGTGTTCAGCAACAGGCATGCGTGGGCAGCCATCCGCTCCGACGGGAAGCTGATCACCTGGGGGAATGGCGGTCGTGGTGGCGAGAAGCGCGACGCAAAAGATGACCTTCAGGATGGAGTCGTCACAGTTTTCTCAACAAGGCGGTCATTCTCCGCACTCAAGTCGGATGGATCAGTCGTGAGTTGGGGGCAAGATCTGGAAGGAGGGGATAACAGCCTTGTGGCCGAACAATTGACCTCCGATGTTGTGAACCTGTTCTCCACTGGAACGTCGATGGCGGCCTTGAAGTCGGATGGTTCTGTGGTGACTTGGGGGCTCTCAACAGAAGATCCCAGGTCTGAATCTCTTGGTGGTGATATTGATACTGGTTCGCCCCGTGGCGGCGACAGCTCTGAGGTGGCGGACCTGATTGATTCCGATGTTGTTGATGTTTTTTCGAGCCGTTATGCCTTTGCAGCACTGAAAAATGATGGGAGTGTTGTGGCATGGGGGGATCCCCTGAGAGGAGGTGATACTGGAGATGCTCAAAGACTTTTAAAAAAAGGGGTTCAATCCGTTGCTTCAACTGGGACATCCTTCGCGGCACTGAAGAAGAATGGTCGTGTGGTGACTTGGGGCGATCCCTGGCGGGGTGGGAGTAAGGATGTTGTTGATTTTCATACCTATCATTGGACTCTGATGGAAGATGAAAGTGAGCCTTTCATCATTGGTCGTGTCAAGAAAGAACTGCGTTCAGGGGTCACTGAAATCTTCTCAACTCGTTATGCCTATGCGGCTCTCAAGGGCGATGGCTCACTCGTGACCTGGGGTCTGCAAAAGGCTGGTGGTGATTCATCGGGTGTCCTTGATCTCCTTCAAGTTGGTGTGAAGTCAGTGGCGTCAACGCGCTATGCCTTTGCGGCTTTGTTGAAGGACGGTTCGATTGTTTCTTGGGGTGATAAGGATGCTCGTGTGATGGACAAGAAGACTAGAAAAGCTCTTGCCAATGGTGAGTTTGTCTCCATTGCCTCGAGCCGCTACGGCTTTGCAGCTTTGGCTGATGATGGATCTGTCGTCAGCTGGGGTTCGACGGGATCTGCGGCCAATAGCAAATACCCCATTGATACATCTTCCGTGGAAGAAGAGCTGTCTGGTGGTGTTGTTGAAGTCTTTTCGACGGGTTATTCCTTCGCTGCGCTCAAGGATGATGGATCTGTTGTGGCTTGGGGTGATGCTGCCAAAGGTGGTGACACCTCTTCAGTGCGAAGACAGCTTGCCTCTGATGTCGTCACGATTGCAAGCCCATTCACGGACGTTTCAACGTTCAAGTTGATCGGTAATGAAGTTACTTGCATTATTGATTTTGATCTTTCATCTGATGTAGATGCCGCTAATCATCTGATGCTTGGAGGACTTGCGCGGCTGTCCGGAAAAGGGAATGATCGCGCTAACAGGATTGTGGCTAACAATTCTGGAAATGAATTGTTTGGGCGCAGTGGTGCTGATTCTTTGATCGGTGGTGAAGGCGACGATGTCCTCCGCGGGGGTGCTGGTGATGATCTGATGAATGGTGGACGAGGTGCCGACCAATTCGAGATGTCGAAGGGTCAAGATCTGATTGAAGACTTTGAACCATCTGAAGGTGACCAAATCATCGTTGAAAATGAAGATTTGATTTCAATGACTCCAACTGCTGGCGGTTTGATGTTGACACGCGATGGTGAGGGGCATTCCTTAGTGCTGCAAGGTCTGACTTCCAGTGATGTGTCTGGCTACGACATCTTTGCCTGACTTCGCTCGTTGGTGAGATCGAGATAAGCGCTGAAAAAATGCTCCGTATCTTTAATCACGTCAACTTGTGAGACTTGGTTGCGAAATAAGTGCTCTTTTAGTCTAAAAACTGCCATTTGCCGAGAGGATCATGCGTTCCTGATATTCGGGTATGGGTTCGATTGTGTCCACCAGAACAACTTCATCTAAGTTGCTTTTAGGAATCCACTATCAATATTTTGCGCAATCTCAGCTGAGGCGTTCAGGCAGACAGCTGATTGTTGAACGACGAGTCTTCGTTTTGTTTGAGGGGCACGACGTTGTTGCTTGGGATGGCGTATTGAACCCAGCGATAGGAGCGCTCGCCTGGACGGGGTGCTTCGGCGACAGGCTCAGGGCTGTTGTAGGTGTTGCCGCGGTAGCGAAGAATGCGCATCGAGCTCTTGGTTTGAGTGAAAGCATCCCAGGCATGTCTCAGGTCGGGAGTTCAGGTGAGTACATGGTCATCGTTGCTACTGAGTGAACGAGGCAACCATGAGTTCTGCTGAAGGGCCTTGCTTTTTTAAGTCTCGCGTTAGCGAATATGAGTGGTAGCCCTGCCGGCCGCCTTTCATGGCTTGAGGTCGAGGTGGCGCCGAAAAAAGGATTCCGTCTGTTCCAGAACCTGGATCTGGGTTTCCTGGTTTCGGAATCCGTGCCCTTCGTCGTCGAACAGCCGCACCTCCGCCGGGATCCCACTGCTACGCAGGGCATCGGCCATGCGTTGGGTTTGTTCCGGTGGCACCACCTTGTCCTGCAGGCCCTGGAAGAACAGCACAGGGCAGGTGATCTGCTCGGCGTGAAGCAGGGGTGAGCGTTGCTCATAGCGTTCTCGCTCGGCGGGCCAATCGCCGACCAGGCTGTCCAGGTAACAAGCCTCAAAGCGGTGGGTGTCCTGGGCCATGGCTGTGAGATCACAGACGGCATAGCGGCAGGCGCCGGCGCGGAACACATCGCTGAAGCAGAGGCCCGCCAAGGTGGTGAAGCCACCGGCGCTGCCCCCTTCGATGGCGATCTGGTCGGGATGGGCGCGACCGGAGCTGATGAGGGCTTGGGCTGCGGCGGCGCAGTCCGCCACATCCACCACCCCCCAGCCGCCGTTCAGCCGTTCCCGGTAGGCCCGGCCAAAACCGGTGGATCCGCCGTAGTTCACGTCCACCACGCCCCAACCGTGGCTGGTCCAGTACTGAATCGCCAAGCTGAGGCCGCGGCGGGCCATCGCTGTCGGGCCGCTGTGGCTTTTCACCAACAGCGGCGCTGGTGTGGGTGGTTGTCCCTGGGGCGGGTAGTACCAGGCGTGGGTGCGTTGGCCGGCATGACCGGCGAACCAGATCGGTTCCGCCACGCTGATGTCGGCCTGGGCGATCGGCCTCTCCATCGCAGGGGTGTGGACCCAGGAGCATGGGGCTGTTGGAGACAGGGTCAGTTCCAGCAGCCCGGCCATGGAGCTGCTGTTGCTGGCCACGGCCACGGCGCGACCGTTGAGGGCCCGCAGCCCGGCCAGGTCGTCGAAGGGTTGATCGATGTAAGTAACCGTGCCGTCCAGGCTCAGGCGTTGGAGCGACCAGCAGCCATCAGCGCAGGTTGCAGCGAGAAGTTGTTCCCCATCCCAGGCCGTGGTGCTCATGCCGTAGATCCACTGCGGCATCGCGGTTTCTGCCGTCATCGGCCAGGGGGTCTCCCAGGTGGTGCTCCCTGGTCGCCGTCGCTTCAGGTTCCACCAACCCTCGCTGTCTTCCGCCACCAGCAGCGATCCGTCCTGCAGCCATTGGGGCTGGAACACTGACACCCCTTCACCGCCAGCAATCGGCCGCGCTTCACTCAGTTCGCCGGATGGGCTGAGATCGGCGCACCACAGTTCACTGCTCTGCCAGGGCATGGCCGGTTGCTGCCATTCCACCCAGGCCAGTTGCGTGCCATCCGCACTGAGACAGCCATAGCCGGCGAAGTCCGCCGGCTGATGCCGCAGCTCCGGCTCTTGTTCCGTTGCATCCATGTCGGCGCTCACCAGTTGATCCACGCCATTGATCTCGCGGATACCAAGCCAGCGGCGGCGCTTCAGATCCAGCAGGCCATCCGCCAGCTGCCAGTCGCCATCGCGCGTCAGCTTCAAAGGATCCATCAGTGGCTCAGGCCTGTTGTCCCCCAGCAGCGGGAGCCGCCAGTCCTGGCGCCACAGTGCTCCGTCGGCGATCCACACCAGCAGCAACGTTTCGCCATCCATGCCGCTGCACAACACGCCGCCGCCGTAGTCATGCACCCGGCTGCGCAGGCTGATCGGTGAAGGAGTGAGTTCCGTCGGACTCAGCTCCGCAGCGCCGAAGGGGCGGATCAGGGCCGTGGTGCGCCCTTTTTCCTGAGGTCGCTGTTCCAGCCAGATCAGCCAGATTCGCTGATCCGGCCCCTCCAGCAGTTGTGGCTCCTTAAGGCCAGGAAGCTTGCCGACGGCGATCGATGCCGGAAGGGGGGTCGGAGCCATACCTGCTGGATCGAGCCAATTACCATGCTGTATTAACGCTGGGGTGGTCTTGGCCGGGAGTTTTGCGCAGCTGGCCCGAGCGGCTGAACAGTCGCGGGACACGATGTTGGTTCCGAAGACGGCGCTCGACACCCCTCCGCTGGAGATTCACACCCTCGGAGCTGAAGTGTTGCGTCAGTCGGCCCGGCGCATAGGCAAGGTGACCGAGCAGACCCGCGAGCTAGCTCGGGACATGCTCAGAAGCATGTACACAGCCAAGGGCATTGGACTGGCGGCTCCGCAGGTGGGGATTCATCAGCAGCTGCTGGTGATCGACCTCGACCTGGAGAACGCCGCGACACCTCCGCTGGTGTTGATCAACCCTGAGATCAGTGCCGCCAGCGCAAGCATCGACACCTATGAGGAGGGTTGTCTCAGCATTCCCGGTGTTTACCTCGATGTGGTCAGGCCGACCGCCATTGAGCTCAGCTTCCGTGATGAGATGGGACGGCCGAGAAAGATGAAGGCCAATGGCCTGATGGCCCGCTGCATCCAGCACGAGATGGATCATCTCAAGGGTGTGTTGTTTGTGGATCGCGTCACCGATGAAGCCGGTCTTGAGAAGGAATTGAAGGATCATGGTTTCCAGAGCCAGCACGTTAAGAGCGTTTCCTGATCCATGCCGATGAAGCCCCTGGCCGGACTGTTCCTGGCCCTCGCCTGTGTTTTCGGCATCGCCAGCACCGGTTGCGTGTTCGAGCTGGCCTACGGCGATCCCGATCTTGGGGTCAGCACCACCAGCTGGATCCTGGCGGTGGCGGCTCCCGCCACCGTGGCAACCCTGATTGTTGCGATTCGCCTCAACAAACCGGCCTGATCGGGGGCGACTGACCGGCTCGGCACTTTTACGATCCGCCCAGCTCCGCTTCCGGCCGTGATCTCTCGCCTTCTGTCCGCTGCCGCCGGTCTTGCCTTCGGCATGGCTGCCGTATCAGCAGCCCAGGCCCAGGGATCGCTGTTCACGGCTGTGCCTGTGGACACCAGCAAGTTCATCCTGGTGTCGGCCCCGATAGGCAACGGCGAGCGCTCACAGCTCAATATCTACGAGCAGCGGTCTGAGAAGCGCCCCTGCTTCGCCGTCAGCGGCAGCTCACCCGCCATCGTCGATCCCTTGTTGTCGACCTTTGATTTCACCGGGATCTGTAACCGCTACATCGACGGCAACGGCTATTCCCTGCGCATCGGTGGCGATGACCTCGGCACCCGTTACCGCCTCATGGTGGTGAACACCGGCAGCGACATGGAGCTGCTGGCAGCACCGACAAGGGATCGCAGCCAACCCACCTTCCTTATTGCCAGCACCGGTGGTGCCGGCAGTGACTTCCTCAAATTTAACCTGGAGCCCGGCTGGACCCTGATGCGTCGTGCCTACGGCAAGAAGACCCTTGGCCACATCTACGTGTTCCGAGACAGCGCTCCAGCCCAGTGATGGTTGGCGGCATCAGGTGTTTTCACCCGTTGCCGCATCGCGTCAGCGTTTCCACACTGAAGCCAGTGATCATGAGGATGCGATGAAAGCGAAGGTTCTCCATTGGTTCCACTGGCTGGGTCAAGCGATGGTCCATGCCCTCGGTTCAGAGAAGGATCGTCACCTGCAGCCACCGTCTTGAGCCGGGCGCATTTTGCTGATCAGGTGCATCAGGAAAAGCAGTGAGCCATCACTGACCCTTGGCAGCCCTGGACCAAATCGTCCTGCGAAACCCATGGCCTTGTGTTCGGCTTCGATTTCCTTTTTGATCTTTTTCCACTCCACGCCAAACGGTGGGTTGGAGAGCATGTAGTCGTACTTCTCCTCTGAGAGCTGGTCGTCCGAGAGGGTGTTGCCGAAGCAAATGCTGTTGATGTCCTGCCCCTTGATCAGCATGTCTGCCTTGCAGATGGCGTAGGACTCGGGGTTGAGTTCCTGGCCAGACAGCACCAGGCGAGCTGAGCTGTTGTGGCTCACCAAGTGCTCCTCAGCCACGCTCAGCATTCCGCCGGTTCCAGAGGCTGGGTCGTAGAGGCTGCGGACGATGCCGGGCTGGGTGAGTGCCTCGTCGTCTTCGATGAAGATCAGGTTCACCATCAGGCGGATCACCTCACGCGGGGTGAAGTGCTCTCCAGCGGTCTCGTTGGAGAGTTCTGCGAACTTGCGGATCAGCTCCTCAAAGACCAGACCCATTTCGGCGTTGCTCACCGTTTCTGGGTGCAGGTCGATCTGAGAAAACTTCTCGGTTATTAGATACAGCAGGTTGGCTTTCTCGAGCCGGTCCACCTGGAGGTGGAACTCGAAGCTCTCAAAGATGTCCCGTACCGCAGGGCTGAAGGCTTGGACGTAGGAGCGCAGGTTCTCGCCGATGTTGTCCGCGTCACCCATCAGCCGCTGCATGTCCAGCGCTGAGCTGTTGCAGAAGAGATGGCCTGCCTTGCGCAGCATGAACGGCTCTGGGTCGAGCCCCTGTCCCTCTCTGAGGGCCTTCTCTTCTAAGACGTCTGCCTTGGTGGGCTCCAGGACGCAGTCGAGCCTTCTCAGGACGGTGAACGGGAGGATGACCTTGCCGTAGTCGCTCTGCTTGTAGTCGCCGCGTAGTAGGTCAGCAACGGACCAGATGAAGGCTGAGAGATTGCTGTCGGCCACACGTCAGAACGTCCTCAACAGGATTTTCAGCCAGTCCTGTCAGGAAGTCATCCCTCGTTTGGGGGATTTGTCGAATCTGGATCGAACTTCTGGTCCATCCGGGCAAAAATAAACCCCCGCCAAAGGCAGGGGTTCCAAAACGTCTCTCGAGAGTGTGACCTTGTTTCCACCTCGTGAGGCGTTTTTCCTCACTCAATCACGATGTCAATTGACTGGCACAGTGACAGTTGGGAGTGGACGCTTTGCCGGCTGTTTGGCTTGCTAGTGCAGGTTCACACTCTTGGAGCGATGTGAGTCACGAGGTCAGCGTTGACCCAGTTGATGACGCCGGTATCGACGTCTAGCCCCTACGAGTTACCTGCCTCTAGGGCCATCACTTGATCCATTCTCTTTTCCTCGGCAGTGAGGAAATCGGCCCACATGCCTATTAGGAAGCTCAGAGTCGCTAATGCCCGAACCTGCTCGTTCGAGCCAGGACGGGTGTATTTGAA is a window of Synechococcus sp. A15-24 DNA encoding:
- a CDS encoding prolyl oligopeptidase family serine peptidase, with protein sequence MAPTPLPASIAVGKLPGLKEPQLLEGPDQRIWLIWLEQRPQEKGRTTALIRPFGAAELSPTELTPSPISLRSRVHDYGGGVLCSGMDGETLLLVWIADGALWRQDWRLPLLGDNRPEPLMDPLKLTRDGDWQLADGLLDLKRRRWLGIREINGVDQLVSADMDATEQEPELRHQPADFAGYGCLSADGTQLAWVEWQQPAMPWQSSELWCADLSPSGELSEARPIAGGEGVSVFQPQWLQDGSLLVAEDSEGWWNLKRRRPGSTTWETPWPMTAETAMPQWIYGMSTTAWDGEQLLAATCADGCWSLQRLSLDGTVTYIDQPFDDLAGLRALNGRAVAVASNSSSMAGLLELTLSPTAPCSWVHTPAMERPIAQADISVAEPIWFAGHAGQRTHAWYYPPQGQPPTPAPLLVKSHSGPTAMARRGLSLAIQYWTSHGWGVVDVNYGGSTGFGRAYRERLNGGWGVVDVADCAAAAQALISSGRAHPDQIAIEGGSAGGFTTLAGLCFSDVFRAGACRYAVCDLTAMAQDTHRFEACYLDSLVGDWPAERERYEQRSPLLHAEQITCPVLFFQGLQDKVVPPEQTQRMADALRSSGIPAEVRLFDDEGHGFRNQETQIQVLEQTESFFRRHLDLKP
- a CDS encoding SufS family cysteine desulfurase, giving the protein MTTSSAVKYRDDMGVLSDRYRADFPIFGQRAPDGRPLIYLDHAATSQKPRQVLQALEHYYAADNANVHRGAHQLSARATESFEAARTVTAEFVRAASPREIVFTRNASEAINLVARSWGDANLREGDEVLLTLMEHHSNLVPWQLLAQRTGCVLRHVGITETGELDLEDFRSKLSDRTRLVSLVHISNALGCCNPLDQVIPAAHAAGALVLVDACQSLAHKPIDVAGLDVDFLVGSSHKLCGPTGMGFLWAREALLEAMPPFLGGGEMIQDVFLDHSTWAVLPHKFEAGTPAIGEAVGMGAAIRYLQAIGLEAIQVWEAQLTRHLFERLQAIEGVRVLGPTPEQQPDRGALATFLVDGVHANDIAALMDASGICIRSGHHCCQPLHRHYGVTASARASLSFISTFEEIDRFSEELTSTIGFLREHG
- the sufD gene encoding Fe-S cluster assembly protein SufD, producing the protein MASAVLAPVQERGRAALERLGLPTRRQESWRLTDLKRLEALARLPLSAVVAPPAIPPVAAGVHRLVLDGQGDPLDGVVMPEGLSVLSAVELEQALGHTLDRCGCAGSWPVELNHASARQVLALRVRGAVAPLELVLTGAAGLTATRVVLLVEEKASLDLLQVLHSDGASAHSHVLEVHLGQEAQLRHGLLATADGQASLLAHLAVEQEPRSRYVFTSVVQGWDLARVEPRVVQVDGQATTELKGLAVSQAEQQLATHTAVRFDGPEGELDQLQKCLAGGRSHAIFNGAIQVPRDAQRTNAAQLSRNLLLSERARVDTKPELEIVADDVRCAHGATVSQLQEDELFYLQSRGIAAADAAALLLRGACQEVIEHLPASAEAWGPLERVMAGLSR
- a CDS encoding DUF3747 domain-containing protein; translated protein: MAAVSAAQAQGSLFTAVPVDTSKFILVSAPIGNGERSQLNIYEQRSEKRPCFAVSGSSPAIVDPLLSTFDFTGICNRYIDGNGYSLRIGGDDLGTRYRLMVVNTGSDMELLAAPTRDRSQPTFLIASTGGAGSDFLKFNLEPGWTLMRRAYGKKTLGHIYVFRDSAPAQ
- a CDS encoding class I SAM-dependent DNA methyltransferase, producing the protein MADSNLSAFIWSVADLLRGDYKQSDYGKVILPFTVLRRLDCVLEPTKADVLEEKALREGQGLDPEPFMLRKAGHLFCNSSALDMQRLMGDADNIGENLRSYVQAFSPAVRDIFESFEFHLQVDRLEKANLLYLITEKFSQIDLHPETVSNAEMGLVFEELIRKFAELSNETAGEHFTPREVIRLMVNLIFIEDDEALTQPGIVRSLYDPASGTGGMLSVAEEHLVSHNSSARLVLSGQELNPESYAICKADMLIKGQDINSICFGNTLSDDQLSEEKYDYMLSNPPFGVEWKKIKKEIEAEHKAMGFAGRFGPGLPRVSDGSLLFLMHLISKMRPAQDGGCR
- the def gene encoding peptide deformylase → MAGSFAQLARAAEQSRDTMLVPKTALDTPPLEIHTLGAEVLRQSARRIGKVTEQTRELARDMLRSMYTAKGIGLAAPQVGIHQQLLVIDLDLENAATPPLVLINPEISAASASIDTYEEGCLSIPGVYLDVVRPTAIELSFRDEMGRPRKMKANGLMARCIQHEMDHLKGVLFVDRVTDEAGLEKELKDHGFQSQHVKSVS